The following nucleotide sequence is from Tenrec ecaudatus isolate mTenEca1 chromosome X, mTenEca1.hap1, whole genome shotgun sequence.
gtgcaGAGGGCCCAGGTGATGGGAAGGGCGAGTGCCCTTGCTGGGACCCACCCTGGTGTCCTCAGTCTGGgcagggggcaggtggggggcagCCAGATGGCTCTtctgcctccttctccctcccccaacaggatTGGGGACTGGGAcaggggatggggaggagggcCGAGAACAACAAGGGCGCTGACCTCTCCCAGATAAAAGGAAGCAGATGGTCTTTAGCTGGCTGCACTTCCCTCTGCCTGTCAGGCCTTGttaaatattgaaaatgtcaAGGCCCCTGGGAGCCCGCCACAGTGGCTGGGGCGCAAGCCTGCTGCCTGGCCCAGGTGGGTGGCCTGGCCTCTGACTGATGGGGTTCCCCTGCCCCAGAAAAGGGAGCCGGCCGGGTGACACAGGCCAGCTCTACAGCATCCAGAAAGCAGGCCCGGGCTAACGGGAAGAGATAGTAAGGTGGGGGTGCCCAGGAGAATGGGAGGACCTGGGATGGGGAAGACATTCCTAAAGGGAAGGCCTAGAGTGGCAGGGAGCTGAGTTTTTGAGACAGACTTGTTCAGGGACCTGGTCCAACCCTGTCCCCTCCCTGGTCTCATTGGGAACACTAGCTGAAAGCTGACATGATGTGGCCCTAATCCAATTCCAGTGGCATCTGTGTCCATGCCAGCCAACCAGCCCTGCCCCCAAGCCTTGGAACTGGGCTGCCCTGCTGGGCTTAGGAGAGCTCAACCAACAAGGGTGGATTTGGGGGCCGCGCAGACCCCTGACCACAGGCCCAGCTGAGAGTCACTGCCTGTCTAAGGCCAGGAAGGGGACGCATTGCAGGTCCCTCAGCCTGGTTTTGCCCTTGATTCTGCAGCTGGATAGATGGGAGGCAAGCTCGAGCAGGTCCTCTCCCCTCTGTTCCTgggctccctgcccccacctgggGAAGCTGCGGGCATCAGATAGAGGAAACCCGAGCCGGTGCCcaagggagagaggcagggacAGCTGCTGCCCTTctgggtgggggcgggaggaCACTATGTGGTCCAGTCTCAGCAGAGCCTCTACCCAACCCAGAAGCCTCCAGCCCCTTTAGGCACCAGTGTGGGCAGGGATCTGCCCCTTTGCCTGGTGTACTGTCCCTGTGAGGAGCTTCAGGAGTGGGCCCAGTACTCCAGTGGAAGCGGCTAGCTGCCAGCCATCCACTAGAGGCCAGTGTGGGGCTGTATGCACTCGGGCCTGAAGGGAAACAGATGCGGGAGGCCTGAAAAAGGGCCTGGTGGGACAGGGGGGGGAGGGATGctgggggcagggccaggggatGGTTGGGCATCAGGAGGAAAGCAATCAGATGAGGGAGGTTGAAGGCCTGGATGCCATTCCCAGCTGGGGAACCTTGAGTGAGCTTCGGCAGCTTCCAGAGACCATTGCTGCTTTAGCCCTGAAATGGAGCGTGGGATTCAAAGAGACTGGGAGGGGTGTGATCATCCTCAGGGCCATCTCTGTCTGGGGTTCCTTACTGGCTCCCACCTGGACCCTACAGGCCCCCAACCTCTCATCCACAGGGATTTCATGTGAGGTCACATGCTTGGATGAGGATAGGTGACTGGTGGCAGGGTAGGGAGGGTGAAACCACTTCCTGAGTTTGGCTGAATGTCTGCGGGTGTCATGCTGGTGGTCACCTACGGAATCGGGGCTCAGTGCCCCGTCCAGCTAAAGCTCCGCTGGAGATGGGAGAGGCCATGGCCAAGTCGAGGGGTTCCAGCATCTAGATTTCCCTCGGACAAAGCCAGAGAATCCCAACAGAGGCAGCGAGAGAAACCTTCCCACAGTTGCCCTGGCCTCCAGGAGCATGGCGGGCCATGCTCTCTCTTGAGTTCCAATCTCACTGGGCACACGATCTCTGGGCTCTAAGCCCCACTTTAGAGGTAGCCCTGGGTAGACTGGGCTTCCACAAGTAGACTCAGACAACCACCTTCTCAGAGCTCATGGTCCCCTTGCCCCTGTTCTGTGCTTCCCGCCCGCCTCCCCATCTGAGCAGGCCTGGCGGACAACGCCACTGACCTGGACAAGCGCCGGCAGATCTACGGGCAGAACTTCATCCCCCCAAAGCAGCCCAAGACTTTCCTGCAGCTGGTGTGGGAGGCCCTGCAGGATGTGACCCTCATCATCCTGGAGGTGGCCGCCATTGTCTCCTTGGGCCTTTCATTCTACGCACCACCCGGAGAGGAGAGCGAGGGTGAGGGGTAGTGCCAGAGGGGCAGTGCGGGTCAGGGGTAGGGAGCGGGCTGCCGGGTGGGCAGGTGtcatggagggagggcagggcttgAGGGGGTCCTCTCGACCTGGGCACAGCCTGCGGGAACGTGGCGGCCGGGGCCGAAGACGAGGGCGAGGCAGAAGCCGGCTGGATCGAGGGCGCGGCCATTCTGCTGTCCGTCATCTGCGTGGTGCTGGTCACGGCCTTCAACGACTGGAGCAAGGAGAAGCAATTCCGAGGCCTGCAGAGCCGCATCGAACAGGAGCAGAAGTTCACGGTCATCCGCAATGGGCAGCTCCTGCAGGTGCCCGTGGCTACGCTGGTGGTGGGAGACATCGCCCAGGTCAAGTATGGTGAGTGCTGGGCCCATCTGCCCCGTGGCAGCTGAACTCCAGCTGGCCAGGAGTGAGTTCAGTTAGGTGGGGTAGGGCGACAAAAGAAGGACACTGGGTGACAGGGTGCTCTGCTCGACCTCTAGGGGACCTACTGCCCGCCGACGGGGTGCTCATCCAGGGAAACGACCTGAAGATTGACGAGAGCTCACTGACCGGGGAGTCAGACCACGTGCGAAAGGCAGCGGACAAGGACCCCATGCTGCTTTCAGGTGTGGTGCCCGTGGCCCCACCGGTTTTGCTTGGCCTCAATCTCGCGGGGACCCTGGCTGCTAAATCCTGTTTCTGAGCTGCCTGGGATGGACGTTCCATGCGAACCTCCATCTCAGTCGCTCTCTGTTGTTGGGCCAGGCACCCATGTCATGGAAGGTTCTGGAAGAATGGTGGTGACGGCTGTGGGGGTGAACTCGCAGACAGGCATCATCTTCACCTTGCTCGGTGCTggcggagaggaggaggagaagaaggagaagaaaggtCAGCCAGTTTCTGGAGAGCCAGCAGCTCCCACTTGGTCTTTGCCGCAGGGTTCCTCCACTTCTCTAAGCTCCCCTTAGGCTTTGCCGTTGGAGAGGATCATGGCCCGCCTGGGGTCGAGAAGATAGTAGATTCCAGACCCACAGCAGCCAGGAAGATGGGACGGAGCAGCAGGCAGTGGGGAGGATGGCTCCCGAGTGAGGCCTGGACAGAGGCGGCAAGGACAGATGTCTTCCAAAAGCCCCGTGTCCCCCTCCAGCCTCCACAATGAGGGGAGCCCAGCTGGCTCTTCGGGGGCCTTCCTCGGATGAGAGGAGACCTTGTCCGCAACTAGCGTTTACCCGGCCACACTTCTGTGGGGGGCTGTGTAGACAAAGGTTCCAACAAATCATATGTCACCTTTGAAGGTGATGGGGGTGCTGGCTGCCACAAGGAAGGGTGCCCCAGATGGTCAGGGGTAGAAGACACGGAGTGTGACATTGGCATGTTCCCCCCGCCTCCCAATCAACCCAGGGAAAGTGGAGCCACACTGAACTTAGTTTATGCAGGGACTCAGTGTCCCAGCTCTGGGCCCTAGAAGCTTCCTGAGGCACTGTCCTAGAGTCGCCAGGGACCTGTGTCACTTTGTCTTAGCCACACCAAGCCCCCTCCCATTGAGTGACTCAGTATAGAGTCTCTCTGCCTGAGACCCTCCACTGGTCCCCGAACAGCTCCCCAGGAAGGCGAGGACAGCGACCAAGGGTCAGAATTCCTTTCAGTGACTCTTAGAGATGGAGATGTCCCACTTGGGCagggttccccacccccaccccagagctcCTCCAGAATCCCACATAGAAGTGAACATCCTGCCCTTGGAGGTGAGTCTACCCATGGGGATCCCCAGCTTCACTGCCATCCTCCCATCAGGCCGCCCGGCCCCGAGGATGGCATTCAAGCCTTTCTCCTCCCTTTTCCATTGAACACTGGCTCTACCTTCTGTCCTCtgtcgtgtgtgcgtgtgcatgtgtatgtgcgtgtgcctGAGCGCACGCCCTGTCGATGTTCTCAAGTCTCTGCGTCTGTCGTTCCTCTTCCGTTGTAGGCAAGCAACAGGATGGGGCCATGGAGAGTAGCCAGACCAAAGGTAATGCGGGGCAGCGGTGCAGAGGCCCAGTGGGGTGTGGGGTCACAGGGGCGGGCACCACTGTGGCCCAGGGACGCACACACGTCGAGAGCAGGATAGCTGGTGGCCCCCCAGGCTTAACATCGAAAGTTGGCACGTGAAGGGACAGTCTGGGCCAGTTCCCAAGTCAGCTTTTAACAAGTAGGGGGGGGGGCATTCACAGATGACTGGACTGTTTGCTGACATGGTCTCAGCCTTCCAAGAAAAACTCTATCCAGCCAGAGTGAGTCAGATGCAGGGACCCAGGAACACGTGGGGAAGCGGCAGTGGGAAGGAGTCGGGGAGACAGAGCTCAGCAGGCAAAAGGGGtctggacagatggacagataaAACAGGGAGggctgtgaggctggcccagcagCAGCCCGTTTCCCTGGCAATAGCCACCTGTAGTAGCAAGGACGTCCAGGAGAGAGCCTGCCCGGTGGGCGGCGGGCGGGTGAGAATGTGTCCAGCCCCTTGCTCTCAGGATTGGCCACTCTGTGCTGTGTGCCAAAGTGACTTGTGCTGTCTCTGTCCTTCCACCCCTGTGGCACCTGCCTGCCCCCTGGGGCTCTGGGCTGACCGGGGCAGAAAAGGGAGGTGGAGAGGCTGACTGGGTCCTaacctaggcttggggcttcctcttTGTGCAGCTAAGAAGCAGGATGGGGCTGTTGCCATGGAGATGCAGCCCCTGAAGAGCGCCGAGGGTGGGGAGCTGGAGGAACGGGAGAAGAAGAAGGCCAGCGTGCCCAAGAAGGAGAAGTCAGTCCTGCAGGGCAAGCTTACCAAGCTGGCTGTGCAGATCGGGAAGGCAGGTGCGTGCCACCTGGGCAGGGCACCCTTTCAAAGCTTCCACTCAGGCCTGGCCAAAACTGGGCGCTTCCAAGCTCCACTCATGGGCCTGCAGACttgtccccaccccccgcccccaccagtgCCACAGCCCTTCCCAGCGTCCAAGGAGGCCCCACCGTCACCCCATCATGCCCCACTGGAAGAGGCTTGTCCTGAACCTTGACCCcgactcccctgccccccccccagggctggTGATGTCCGCCATCACTGTGATCATCCTGGTCCTCTACTTCGTCATCGAGACCTTCGTTGTCCAGGGCCGGCTGTGGCTGGCCGAGTGCACGCCGGTCTATGTGCAGTACTTCGTGAAGTTCTTCATCATTGGCGTCACCGTGCTGGTCGTGGCCGTCCCGGAGGGCCTGCCTCTGGCCGTCACCATCTCCTTAGCTTACTCTGTCAAGGTAACGACGCTGATAGTGATGAGGCCAACGAGGTCACCAGTGTCGTATGTAGCCCCGACCAcaacaagaacaaagaaacaagAGCCCACGGAGGCTCTGCCGGGAAACCTAGGGTTGGAATGATGGAAGCAAAGCTAGGCCCACCAGATGTTTGGGATTTGGTGTCAGGTCATGGAGCCTCGCTAGTGTTGTGGGGTAAGCGCAGGGCTGGTAGCCTCAAAGTTGGTAATTCAaaccccccagcagctctgcgggattAAGATGACTCTGCCTGCTTTCGCAAAGATTGGTAGTCTTGGATACCTGCGGGAACAGTTCCCCCCTACCCCGAAAAGGGTCATTAGGAGTCCAAAtgacctcactgccatggcgccaattctgacttctagtggccctctaggacagagtagaactggccctgtggggttcTAAAAATgaaactctttgtgggagcagacagcctcgtctttctcccacagagccactggtggctttgaactgctagcaTTGCTGTTAGCTGCTCAACGTGCCAAGGAATTCCAGCAGGCCCCTCCCTTGTTATAAGTGGCGGTTAACTGGCCATCTGGCCAGGTGGCACTGTGGGAACAGCAGGGTTTCCCCACCCAGCATCCTGGACCCTCTGTTAAGCCCGAGAAAATGGGACTCTCTGGGCTGGCCCttagcaggatggagggagggctCTGGGGTACATGTAGTATGGACAAGGGTGCTCTGGTGGCTTGGATTCTGTGGATCGGGTAGGCACCCACCTGGCATTGGCTGGGTCAGCCAGAAGGGTGGGTGGAACTGGCCAAGCAGGGGACAAGAAGTTGCACTGAGACCTGCATACATCGTGGCCACCAAAGCCCCCGTCTGTGCCTCTCACAGAAAATGATGAAAGACAACAATCTGGTACGTCACCTGGATGCCTGTGAGACCATGGGCAATGCCACGGCCATTTGCTCAGACAAGACTGGCACGCTGACCACCAACCGCATGACCGTGGTCCAGTCCTACCTGGGGGACACCCACTACAAGGAGGTCCCGgcccccaccgccctcacccccaaGATACTCGACCTCCTGGTCCACGCCATCTCCATCAACAGTGCCTACACCACCAAAATCCTAGTGAGCCAGCCGCCAGGACGGGCAGGCGGGTGGGCTGGGTCTTTGGCTTcaccagaggtggggggggggggcctggggCCACTAATGGCCCTCTGTCCAGCCTGAGCCTGACTGGGTGCTCTTGATCCAGGCCTCCTGCCCTCTCAAGGTGAGAGGATGATGGGAATGTTGGTGGGATGTGGCTGGGCTGATGCCAGGGTCACAGGGCATAGGGGACCATGGCCACGGGCCCCAAACGCCATGAGTGCTCTTGGCTTGGCAGCCTCCAGAGAAGGAAGGAGGCCTTCCACGCCAAGTGGGCAATAAAACGGAGTGTGCTCTGCTGGGCTTCATCCTGGACCTCCAGAGGGACTTCCAGCCTGTGCGCGAGCAGATGCCAGAAGACAAGCTTTACAAAGTATACACTTTCAACTCTGTCCGCAAGTCCATGAGCACCGTCATCCGCATGCCTGATGGCAGCTTCCGCCTCTTCAGCAAGGGTGCCTCGGAGATCCTCCTTAAAAAGTGAGTGGAGCCATGGCGAGAGGAGACAGGCTttcttgcggggggggggggggctggggttcTGAGGCATGGCCACCTGATGTGTCAACACCGATCCTCCAATGTGCCCCTTTGGAATGCACAAGTAAGCTATGCACAACTGCACTACGATAGAAAACTCCaaaacatttccaccagcctttgCCCCCTGCCAAATTCTGCCAAGTTACAGCCTCCCCAGCCTGGCACAAAGACCATCCCTCTCTGGCCTAAATCCTACCAGCACTCATGGTCCCTTATGAGAGAAGCTACCAGAAGCTTCCAGGGTTAGCAGAATTTCTATCTCCTTGGTCACATTCCCAGATGAGACTAAGGTATGCCCACCCTGGGGACCCTCTTGATCTCAGTAGGGTTGTCCCCTGTTCTAGGTGCTCCAACATTCTAAACAGCAATGGGGAGCTGCGCATCTTCCGTCCAAGGGACCGGGATGAGATGGTGAAAAAGATCATCGAGCCGATGGCCTGCGATGGCCTCCGCACCATCTGCATTGCCTACCGGGACTTCCCTGCTGGCCAGGAGCCGGCATGGGACCACGAGAATGTGATCGTGGGCGACCTCACCTGCATCGCTGTGGTGGGCATCGAGGACCCTGTGCGGCCCGAGGTGGGCATGTTCTCCTCTGTGTGTACCACTGGGGACTTATCTGCCAGGGTCGCAAACTTGCCTGCTCAACAGAGGGTGGACACAAAGGGGCTCAGGAGGCGGGGGCTTGAGAAAGGAAGGAGTCAGAGCAGACTGGGGAAGGGG
It contains:
- the ATP2B3 gene encoding plasma membrane calcium-transporting ATPase 3 isoform X2 produces the protein MGDMANSAIEFYPKPQQQREAPHAGGFGCTLAELRSLMELRGAEALQKVQEAYGDVGGLCRRLKTSPTEGLADNATDLDKRRQIYGQNFIPPKQPKTFLQLVWEALQDVTLIILEVAAIVSLGLSFYAPPGEESEACGNVAAGAEDEGEAEAGWIEGAAILLSVICVVLVTAFNDWSKEKQFRGLQSRIEQEQKFTVIRNGQLLQVPVATLVVGDIAQVKYGDLLPADGVLIQGNDLKIDESSLTGESDHVRKAADKDPMLLSGTHVMEGSGRMVVTAVGVNSQTGIIFTLLGAGGEEEEKKEKKAKKQDGAVAMEMQPLKSAEGGELEEREKKKASVPKKEKSVLQGKLTKLAVQIGKAGLVMSAITVIILVLYFVIETFVVQGRLWLAECTPVYVQYFVKFFIIGVTVLVVAVPEGLPLAVTISLAYSVKKMMKDNNLVRHLDACETMGNATAICSDKTGTLTTNRMTVVQSYLGDTHYKEVPAPTALTPKILDLLVHAISINSAYTTKILPPEKEGGLPRQVGNKTECALLGFILDLQRDFQPVREQMPEDKLYKVYTFNSVRKSMSTVIRMPDGSFRLFSKGASEILLKKCSNILNSNGELRIFRPRDRDEMVKKIIEPMACDGLRTICIAYRDFPAGQEPAWDHENVIVGDLTCIAVVGIEDPVRPEVPEAIRKCQRAGITVRMVTGDNINTARAIAAKCGIIQPGEDFLCLEGKEFNRRIRNEKGEIEQERLDKVWPKLRVLARSSPTDKHTLVKGIIDSTTGEQRQVVAVTGDGTNDGPALKKADVGFAMGIAGTDVAKEASDIILTDDNFTSIVKAVMWGRNVYDSISKFLQFQLTVNVVAVIVAFTGACITQDSPLKAVQMLWVNLIMDTFASLALATEPPTESLLLRKPYGRDKPLISRTMMKNILGHAVYQLTIIFTLLFVGELFFDIDSGRNAPLHSPPSEHYTIIFNTFVMMQLFNEINARKIHGERNVFDGIFRNPIFCTIVLGTFAIQIVIVQFGGKPFSCSPLSTEQWLWCLFVGFGELVWGQVIATIPTSRLKCLKEAGHGPGKDEMTDEELAEGEEEIDHAERELRRGQILWFRGLNRIQTQMEVVSTFKRSASFQGALRRRSSVLSQLHDVTNLSTPTHVILSAANPTSAAGSES
- the ATP2B3 gene encoding plasma membrane calcium-transporting ATPase 3 isoform X1 — its product is MGDMANSAIEFYPKPQQQREAPHAGGFGCTLAELRSLMELRGAEALQKVQEAYGDVGGLCRRLKTSPTEGLADNATDLDKRRQIYGQNFIPPKQPKTFLQLVWEALQDVTLIILEVAAIVSLGLSFYAPPGEESEACGNVAAGAEDEGEAEAGWIEGAAILLSVICVVLVTAFNDWSKEKQFRGLQSRIEQEQKFTVIRNGQLLQVPVATLVVGDIAQVKYGDLLPADGVLIQGNDLKIDESSLTGESDHVRKAADKDPMLLSGTHVMEGSGRMVVTAVGVNSQTGIIFTLLGAGGEEEEKKEKKAKKQDGAVAMEMQPLKSAEGGELEEREKKKASVPKKEKSVLQGKLTKLAVQIGKAGLVMSAITVIILVLYFVIETFVVQGRLWLAECTPVYVQYFVKFFIIGVTVLVVAVPEGLPLAVTISLAYSVKKMMKDNNLVRHLDACETMGNATAICSDKTGTLTTNRMTVVQSYLGDTHYKEVPAPTALTPKILDLLVHAISINSAYTTKILPPEKEGGLPRQVGNKTECALLGFILDLQRDFQPVREQMPEDKLYKVYTFNSVRKSMSTVIRMPDGSFRLFSKGASEILLKKCSNILNSNGELRIFRPRDRDEMVKKIIEPMACDGLRTICIAYRDFPAGQEPAWDHENVIVGDLTCIAVVGIEDPVRPEVPEAIRKCQRAGITVRMVTGDNINTARAIAAKCGIIQPGEDFLCLEGKEFNRRIRNEKGEIEQERLDKVWPKLRVLARSSPTDKHTLVKGIIDSTTGEQRQVVAVTGDGTNDGPALKKADVGFAMGIAGTDVAKEASDIILTDDNFTSIVKAVMWGRNVYDSISKFLQFQLTVNVVAVIVAFTGACITQDSPLKAVQMLWVNLIMDTFASLALATEPPTESLLLRKPYGRDKPLISRTMMKNILGHAVYQLTIIFTLLFVGELFFDIDSGRNAPLHSPPSEHYTIIFNTFVMMQLFNEINARKIHGERNVFDGIFRNPIFCTIVLGTFAIQIVIVQFGGKPFSCSPLSTEQWLWCLFVGFGELVWGQVIATIPTSRLKCLKEAGHGPGKDEMTDEELAEGEEEIDHAERELRRGQILWFRGLNRIQTQIRVVEAFRSSLYEGLDKPDSKTSIHNFMTTPEFLINDYTHNIPLIDDTDVDENEERLRAPPPPAPNKNNNNAIDSGIYLATSASKSATSSRPGSPLHSVETSL